The following coding sequences are from one Nilaparvata lugens isolate BPH chromosome 4, ASM1435652v1, whole genome shotgun sequence window:
- the LOC111046680 gene encoding uncharacterized protein LOC111046680 codes for MADICNVCLKSLKNVKVKVLCSDCNKSFHGKCVNLSADDVNYLSDQGDVWRCTPCSQLRRKSMVLESKSTVTYDDIFKLVNELKEDIKRVETSLGTSLNSCHEELAETKKIVQDQKEEITKLVETINELRGENNGLRKQIADLQLRVDEAEQYSRRNTIEIHGVPVQKGENVVTIVKDIGRSLGFPVNDSMIDACHRLRSKVGSGRHPGIIVRMVRRLDAEELLQKRRVKRNFNTHDIGLTAKPAEPVYLNECLSPARRTLFSAARKVKNEKNYSYLWVRAGKIFLRKEQGLSVITVTKMEDLEKL; via the coding sequence ATGGCCGATATCTGCAACGTATGTCTAAAGTCACTTAAGAACGTGAAAGTGAAAGTGTTGTGTAGTGACTGCAATAAGAGTTTTCATGGGAAGTGCGTCAACCTATCCGCCGACGACGTGAACTACTTGTCGGATCAGGGCGACGTGTGGCGATGCACGCCGTGCTCCCAGCTGCGACGCAAGAGTATGGTGCTCGAATCCAAATCCACTGTCACATATGATGACATTTTTAAACTAGTCAACGAGCTCAAGGAAGATATCAAGCGTGTGGAAACTAGTCTCGGCACTTCGTTAAACTCCTGTCACGAAGAGCTAGCTGAAACTAAAAAAATCGTACAGGACCAGAAGGAGGAAATCACGAAGTTAGTCGAAACAATTAATGAGCTTCGAGGTGAAAATAATGGACTTCGTAAGCAGATTGCTGATCTCCAGTTGAGGGTCGACGAGGCTGAGCAGTATTCGCGACGCAATACAATCGAAATTCACGGCGTACCAGTGCAGaaaggagaaaatgttgtcaccATAGTCAAAGATATTGGCCGATCGCTTGGTTTCCCGGTGAATGATTCTATGATAGACGCTTGTCATCGCCTGCGTTCCAAGGTGGGTTCCGGAAGGCATCCTGGCATTATTGTCAGGATGGTAAGGAGGCTGGATGCAGAAGAGCTGCTGCAGAAACGACGGGTGAAGCGTAATTTCAACACGCACGACATCGGTCTGACGGCGAAGCCAGCGGAGCCGGTCTACCTGAATGAGTGCCTATCACCAGCCCGACGTACCTTGTTCAGTGCGGCTCGGAAagtgaagaatgaaaagaacTATAGCTATTTATGGGTTAGAGctggaaaaatttttcttcggAAAGAACAGGGTTTATCTGTGATCACGGTCACGAAAATGGAAGATCTAGAAAAACTGTAA
- the LOC111051887 gene encoding 39S ribosomal protein L34, mitochondrial, producing MFGLLRSFQKISSSFSQVRNIVTTSRGSPMRSILASNNSSMLSALPGGISDPWSLGSVRTSIVNTFPYPRETKRVRVHGFKKRMATPGGRKVLMRRILKGRFILSH from the exons atgtttgggCTTCTTAGatcttttcaaaaaatttcatc gAGTTTTTCTCAAGTACGCAATATTGTGACTACAAGCCGTGGTTCTCCAATGCGTAGCATCCTGGCAAGCAACAACTCCAGCATGTTATCAGCACTGCCAGGTGGCATCAGTGATCCCTGGTCTCTGGGGTCTGTTCGAACCTCAATAGTCAATACGTTTCCATATCCCAGAGAAACAAAACGAGTCAGGGTACATGGATTCAAAAAACGTATGGCGACGCCGGGAGGCAGGAAAGTACTTATGAGGAGAATATTGAAAGGCAGATTCATATTGTCTCATTGA